The genomic interval CGGGGGGCGACCGCGCCAAGACCGACGGGGTCGGCGCGGACTTCCACCTCTTCCCGCGGGTCGGCGACCCCGAGGAGGTCGCCTCGACGATCATGTTCCTCTGCTCGGACGAGGCCAGCTTCGTCACCGGCACCGACATCCGGGTCGACGGCGGCTACACCGCCATGGGCCCCGAGCGCGCCGAGCCGGCGATCCCGCGGCTCATGGACTGACCCCGGCCGCACCGAAGACCAGTCAACAGGAGAGAAGAATGAAACGCATTTCCATCGTGGGCGGGGGCCAGTCCGGCCTGCAGCTCGGCATCGGGCTCCTGCAGAAGGGCTACGAGGTCAGGATCATCCAGGACCGCACCGGCGCGCAGATCGCCGAGGGGCGCGTCATGTCCTCGCAATGCCAGTTCGACGCGGCGCTGCAGCTCGAGCGCGACCTCGGGATCAACTTCTGGGAAGAGGACTGCCCGCCGGTCGAGGGCATCTCGTTCAGCGTCCCGAACCCCGAGGGGCCGGGCAAGGTCATCGACTGGGCGGCGCGGCTCGACAGCAAGGCGCAGTCGATCGACCAGCGGGTGAAGATGCCCCGCTGGATCGCGGAGTTCGAGCGGCTCGGCGGCAAGATGGAGATCGCCACCGCCGACATCGCCGCGCTCGAGCGCGAGGCGAAATCCGCGGACCTGGTGATCGTCGCCTCGGGCAAGGGCGAGGTCGGCAAGCTCTTCGAGCGCGACGCCGACCGCTCGCCCTTCGCGGCGCCGCAGCGCGCCCTCGCCCTGACCTACGTGCACGGCATGACCCCGCGCCCCGAGCATTCGGCGGTGAACTTCAACCTGATCCCGGGCGTCGGCGAATATTTCGTCTTCCCCGCACTGACCCTCTCCGGACCCTGCGAGATCATGGTGTTCGAGGGCATCCCCGAGGGTCCGATGGATTGCTGGGCGGACGTGACCGGCCCGGCCGGGCACCTCGCCCGCTCGAAGCAGATCCTCGACACCTTCCTGCCCTGGGAGGCGGCACGCTGCCAGAAGATCGAGCTGACCGACGGCAACGGCATCCTTGCCGGGCGCTTCCCCCCGACCGTGCGCAAACCCGTCGGCACCCTGCCCTCGGGCGCCAAGGTGCTCGGCCTCGGCGACGCGGTCTGCCTCAACGACCCGATCACCGGCCAGGGCGCGAACAATGCCGCCAAGGCGGCGGCGGTCTACCTCGAGGCCATCTTCGCGCGCGGCGAGCGTCCCTTCGACGAGGCCTGGATGCGCGCGACCTTCGAGACCTTCTGGAGCTACGCGCAATGGGTCGTGCGCTGGACCAACATGATGCTGCTGCCGCCGCCGCCCTTCGTGCTCGAACTGATGGGCTCGGCGCAGGGGCTGCCGGATCTCGCGCGCCGCATCGCCAACGGCTTCGACGACCCGCGCGACTTCTTCCCCTGGTTCGCCGATCCCGCCGCCGCCGGGGACTACCTGACCTCGCTCAAGGCAGCCTGACATGGCCGTGGACATCACGACCTTCCGCGAGACGATGGGGCTCTTTCCCGGGGCGGTGACGCTGATCACCACCGGGGCGGGCGATCTGCGGCGCGGGATCACCGCGACGGCGGTCTGCTCGGTGAGCGACAGTCCCCCGAGCCTGCTGGCCTGCGTCAACCGCCGCACCGGCACCTGCCAGGAGATCGCGCGCAGCGGGCGCTTCAGCGTCCAGCTGCTCGGGCAGGACCAGGCGGACGTGGCCATGGCCTTTGCCGGCGCGCAGGGGCAGAGCGGCGTCGAGAAGTTCTTCGCGGGGACATGGTCCTGCTGTCCGCTCGGCCTGCCCCGGCTCCAAGGCGCGCTGGCCTCGATCTCCTGCGAGGTGGTCACCGCCACCGACGCGGGCAGCCACACGGTCTTCATCGGCCGCATCGAGCATGTCGCCATCGCGGGGGGCGAGGCGCTGGTCTTCGCCCGCTCGAAGTTCCACCGGCTGGAATGCGTCGCCTGACGCACTTCTCCACGGCACAAAAGCAAGGCGCCCCGGCAGTTCCCTGCCGGGGCGCTTTCGATTTCGGTCCGCGCACGGTGGCTCAGGCGGCCATTTCCGGGTGCAGGTAGAGCTCGAGCCCCTTGCGGCAGTCATCCGGCCAGGGGTGCGACTTGTGATCCCTGGTCGAGGTCATCACGATCAACTGCTCGATGGTCCAGATCACTTCGCCCTCGACGGTCACCACGGTGTAGAGCTCGAGCGACGACTTGCCGATCCGCCGCACGTGCACGTTGAATTCGAGCACGTCACCGTAAACCGCAGGCTTCTTGAACTCGATGTTCATCTTCACGCTGGGCAGGCCGAGCTGCCGCTCGAACATCAGCTCCTTCCATGTCACGCCGAAAGAGGCGAACATGGCCTCGTTGACGTCGACGAGCATCGACAAGTAGGCGGGGTGATAGGCGATCCCCGTAAGATCGCAGTCGCCGAAACGCATGGGTTTCTGAATCGTGAACGGCATTCGTGCTTGCTCCGTGTCCTGCCCGACTCGGCGGTGCGTGAGGCCCGGGCGGGGCTTCGAGTC from Salipiger sp. H15 carries:
- a CDS encoding styrene monooxygenase/indole monooxygenase family protein, translating into MKRISIVGGGQSGLQLGIGLLQKGYEVRIIQDRTGAQIAEGRVMSSQCQFDAALQLERDLGINFWEEDCPPVEGISFSVPNPEGPGKVIDWAARLDSKAQSIDQRVKMPRWIAEFERLGGKMEIATADIAALEREAKSADLVIVASGKGEVGKLFERDADRSPFAAPQRALALTYVHGMTPRPEHSAVNFNLIPGVGEYFVFPALTLSGPCEIMVFEGIPEGPMDCWADVTGPAGHLARSKQILDTFLPWEAARCQKIELTDGNGILAGRFPPTVRKPVGTLPSGAKVLGLGDAVCLNDPITGQGANNAAKAAAVYLEAIFARGERPFDEAWMRATFETFWSYAQWVVRWTNMMLLPPPPFVLELMGSAQGLPDLARRIANGFDDPRDFFPWFADPAAAGDYLTSLKAA
- a CDS encoding flavin reductase family protein; the protein is MAVDITTFRETMGLFPGAVTLITTGAGDLRRGITATAVCSVSDSPPSLLACVNRRTGTCQEIARSGRFSVQLLGQDQADVAMAFAGAQGQSGVEKFFAGTWSCCPLGLPRLQGALASISCEVVTATDAGSHTVFIGRIEHVAIAGGEALVFARSKFHRLECVA
- a CDS encoding thioesterase family protein produces the protein MPFTIQKPMRFGDCDLTGIAYHPAYLSMLVDVNEAMFASFGVTWKELMFERQLGLPSVKMNIEFKKPAVYGDVLEFNVHVRRIGKSSLELYTVVTVEGEVIWTIEQLIVMTSTRDHKSHPWPDDCRKGLELYLHPEMAA